Genomic segment of Tiliqua scincoides isolate rTilSci1 chromosome 1, rTilSci1.hap2, whole genome shotgun sequence:
aagggaatgtttgttcatttacTTTGGCACTGCATTGGTCTCTTAGCCACTAAGTCACCAACTCTGAGGCATCTGCTATAGGGTATATGGAATAAACTCATCAAATAAGACAATTGAAAGGCATCCTATTCTCAGCATAGTAACATAGTAACAAAACTGTTATGTGGCTGTAGGATTACAGTTTAAAAATTAGGGATTCTGTTTGTGCTGAAACAGTTTTGGGATTTGTTATGGAAGACACTCCTCTAATACGTTGTATAGAGGATCGCATTAGTCACTGTCTCACTCCAGTTTaagatctagcacaggggtgtcaaacataaggccggggggttggatgcagcccccagaagctttttattcggccctcaggctctcggctgctgagcagtgctgaggagttactgctgaaacagcagcccacatgaaaattgggctctcccatatcttgaaatatgatcaagatttgtgtattttctttcatttgcagttaatgagtacaaagtgctgatttctggccatcagctgcttaatgatgtcactttctggttaatgacatcacttcaggccctcagcaggcgccctgaatgctaacttcagccctctgtatgaaacgagtttgacacccctgatctagcataaGAAAATAGAGGGTGAACCAGATGATAGCAGAAGAGAACGCATTTCCTTGAGATTAAACTGCACAACTATAGTATGTACTTGTTCCCATGATCAATCATGGAGTCTTTCTGAAAATTATATTTCAGGACAGGAAGAGGGCCTTTCTCTAGGAACTCTGCACAGTGTAGTGTCAGAATGTTTGAAAGGATTACAGAAATCATGACAGAAATTAAAAGTCTGAACTGAGTTTAGCTGTATGAACTGAAGGAGATTTGATCGTAAAATGGTGTTAAATTGCACTTCTATCTGGAAAACCATTCTGTTATTCACTAAGGAAGCCCGTTAATGGCATTTCAGTTTGGTTTGGAACCCAGGCGTTTCAACCCTTTCTGCCCCATATTCTCTCATATGTAGGAAATATCGGAGGGGGGGGTAAAAGCCACAACTAGTTCAAATGTCTCTAGACAAAAGTATatgttcattttaaaagcatgatAAGGTAGGGGGTTGCCTTTAGTCATTATTAAAGAGTTACTCTGTTGGTTCTCAGTTGGCTCTTGTGGGCAGTACACAGCAAAATTCTATATGTTGTTAGAGATTATGTGAATAAAAtgacttttttgttcttttttctgcttttgttctGCAAAACCAGTGGCCAAGGCCAAATCAAAGTAAGTGGCTTGTTAACCTGTGTATTTTACTCTGGTTGCTCACTGTGTAGCACTTTAGCTGCAGGCGTCAGGATGTGGTGGGAGCAGCAGTGATCTTGGTGCTTGTGTTCTGAGTAGAGGTTATTCTTCTTCTACAGTAAGTTGCTGCTTATCTGCAGAAATGTCCTCAGCCTCCTTCTACAGCAAAGAGGGGTAATCTCTACATATGAGCAATATGGGTGAGGAATCATGGCTGAATGTAGGCACAGTGGTGCCTGCAAAGGATTTTATGAACCATTTATAAGTAGATAACTCTTGGAGTAGTATTAAGGGTTGGAATTATTGCAGAGATGCACAGTTTGTAATTGTTGGGAGTAGTGACAGTGGGCTCTTGCAGAAGAGGTAGCTGGAACATctagtgcaggaggtctggtctagaggatagagcctccgtttgcctgaagataacatccgaaggttgccagttcaaggccaccagcactgtgaacggcgagaccttgaagcagctgacaagcctagccaagttatgctgagttattccacctgctctttggctgctgtcagcctgtgtgggaggaaaatggaggcctgaatgtgataccagatcataaaagatccctCTGAAATgttctggttcttgaaagacagaaccttcttcaattgtaaaaatccctattgggatttagtatagcctgcctatgtaaaccgccttgaattaaagtctgaggagaaatctgacgaccaagaaaggcggtatataaatacctgtattattattattagtggggccattgaTCTATTCTACATTCTTCTTTTGAGGGCTGCTTTCCATATTAAATAATGGCAGCCTGGCCCCATCACTATCCTTTCATTAATTTTAATCTGAAGCAGTCACCAAAAGCACAGGAGTTGTTGCTGGTAATAGCTGTGATAATGTTAATGGCTATCCAAATGTTAATGGCTATGTTCTTTATTAGAAGGCTGTGTATTGCCACATCCATTACATGACAACGTATAGGCATTTTCAAGTAGAAACGGGGTTTGGGGTTTGATTTTGGGAGACCTGGACTGGATTATATTTCCTTCATAAACCTTCTGTCTAGGTTTCAAATTTAGGCGTATGCAGGGCTCTGCCATTCCGCTGTATATTTAGTGGCTTCTGAATGAAGAATTCAGATTATGAGATTACTTAAGTCTCTGGTTAGGGAAGAAGTCTAAAATGACTTTCATGCTTGAAGAACACAAATCTTCTGTACAAATTGCTGGGCTAGGGGGTGGGGAGAATCAAAACACTGTCTTGTGGTTGAGTTGTAGAACACTTAAAAATCAGCCTTTGGTGGAACTGTTGCCAACCTCCTGCTGTGCTTGAAAATGTCCCTCCTGTTTGTATGCTTCAGCAGAATTCTAAACTTGCAAATGGAAGACAGGATTTAAGGGAACAAACTTGACCTTGAGTTATGACAAACAGCAATAGTCAACAGCAGCCAGCAGTTCACCTCTTCCTGATGATAGTGTTTGCCATTCCAGATTTATTCTTGTGCGGATGTTGAGCGAAGCAGGAACAGGCTTTTCTTTCAACATAAGACGAAGGCGGCTTCAAGAAAAACTGACCATGCTGAAATATGACCCTTTTGGTAAGAAACTGGGAAATGCTTTTTAAAGATGCAAATGGTATAAATGTTTTGTCttagccaaggtacacaaagtcatggacaacctccagttcatgctcagagattgtaatgcagggaggtgagtccacatcctgaaccatgacctgtgttttcttcaggctgattgtcagtccaaaatcttggcaggccttgctaaaacgatccatgagctgctggagatctttggcagagtgggtagtgacagctgcatcgtcggcaaagaggaagtcacgcagacactttggattttgctctcagtctggagaggttgaagagctttccgtctgatctggtccggagatagatgccttctgttgcagttccaaaggcctgcttcagcaggacagcgaagaaaatcccaaacaaggttggtgcaagaacacagccctgcttcactccgcttcggatgtcaaaagggtctgatgtggagccatcgaagaaaacagtgcccttcatgtccttgtggaaagatctgatgatgctgaggagcctgggtggacatccaatcttggggagaatcttgaagaggctgtctctgctgaccaggtcgaaagcctttgtgagatctatgaaggctataaagagtggctgtcgttgttccctgcatttctcctgcagttgtctaagggagaataccatatcagtggtggacctgttggctcggaatccacactgcgattctggatagacgctctctgcaagtacctggagcctctttagtacaactcgggcaaacagctttcctacaacgctaaggagagagatgccgcggtagttgttgcagtcacccctgtcacctttgttcttgtacagcgatctccgacactcattctctcgatactgagctaaacaagcgcatcggtaaagcagctaccacgttttccagactcacaaagagagactggtccaacaagaagctgacggaacataccaagatccaggtctgcagagcttgcgtcctgagtacacttctgtactgcagcgagtcatggactcttcgcgcacaacaggagaggaaactgagcgctttccacatgcgctgcctccgacgcatcctcggcatcacctggcaggacaaagttccaaacaacacagtcctggaacgtgctggaatccctagcatgtattcactgctgaaacagagacgcctgcgttggcttggtcatgtcgtgagaatggatgatgaccggatcccaaaggatctcctctatggagaactcgtgcaaggaaagcgccctacaggtagaccacagctgcgatacaaggacatctgcaagagggatctgaaggccttagggatggacctcaacaagtgggaaaccctggcctctgagcggcccgcttggaggcaggctgtgcagcatggcctttcccagtttgaagagacacttggccaacagtctgaggctaagaggcaaagaaggaaggcccatagccagggagacagaccagggacagactgcacttgctcccggtgtggaagggattgtcactctcggattggccttttcagccacactagacgctgtgccagaaccacctttcagagcgcgataccatagtcttttgagactgaaggttgccaatacatatttgTCTTAGCCACTTGTTGAATGTGAATGGTGTGTACGTTTAGTTTGCCACACAAACATTGATCCTTACATCATCCCACATGGTTTTAGAAGGGAAGATGGAGATGATTgtagtgacttttaaaaaatcatatagtTGTGTGGAATAGTGTGTCTGTATTAGAAAGTTTATATAAGCTACAGACATGTTATTTAGAGCTTTTTTTTAAGCTATAACTGATTTGTATTCCTTCAGTTGGTTAAGAGATGGGTGCATGTACTGCCCTTGTTTCCTAGGGAAGTTGTGTAAATTAGGTTTTCAGGCCTCAGttatttacagtgcagtcctgtaaatgtttgcttggaagtaagtccacttTACGTCCcactgttcagtgggacttggttCCAGATAAGAGTGCATAGAATTTCGACATAAAGGAGCTTACACAGAAGTTCATATTTTTTGAGTAGGCTGGTTCATATACAGGCTAAAAAGCACCATTGGATCCTAAAGGATTTCTGAAAATTGGTAAGTCTGACAGATTGTTTAAAATAGTGCTTACATCCATAAGATACATTTGAGAATGTGTAAGTACagttattaacagcccaatcctatcctccctggcgcccaagtggcacagaaatggccaccactgcatcttATGGGCACCGGGCTAGTGCTGGGAGTCTTTTGCTCCCTCAGCCCGAGTGTTTGCTCCCTCAGCCTGAGTAATGCTGCTctggcaccaatgggtcttctcagatctgcgcccACTTTTGAGCGGGTGCAGACTCGAGGAGGTTGCTTGGCCATGTCAGGCTGCTCCTAGGcttgatcctcccctccccccgcccaggacagcctcccccactctcccatcccaaaaagctgcactgctgccctGCCGCCTGGTGGTGCTACTTACCAGCCAGCACTCCTGTGGTGAATCTTCTCAGCACTGAGGCCAAGCACTGGTGCTCCCTTCtcactgggtgctgcaaatgtgttttatggcacatttatgacactcgGAGCTAGCGATAGCAGCATACCGCCAGCAccagggagaataggattgggctctaagttacaTTGGCATGCAAAACTGCATCCACTTCAATATGAAATGACAATTGGGAAAAGTTCTGTCACATTGGAAGCTGACCCTGCAACCATCCTTGGTGCTACTCTGGTACTCACCTTGCATCCTTGCACCAGAGGATACTCTGGTGCATCCTCTGGTACTCACCTTTTGCTGTGCTGCAGAAGGGAGCTGAtaacccctgggagctgggggataagagtttggctgtacttgtcgtaggaggcgactaaatagccaccgggtagatgggactcattagcctgggaaggcagctcatctgagagaaggaaaactctgatcccaaacctccactgccttgtggctacatccagttatggaagaggcttcaggagtcaacctcgaggcaaaatccggagccggagtccctgaggcagttcatggctgaacacagtcacgtcctggcaactcctgtgacaccgctggaaccaaccatattggccatTTCCAATTggacctttccattggaccatttcagcgacgtggagaagggggatttgctgcatgggtaacagtctatcctccttatctactttacctaggctttgtgcactggagaggacactctgttccagaaccaccattcagagtcttaccatagtcttccgagactgaaggatgccaacagaaggGTATCTAATGATCTGTCAGATCTGTCAGTCTAATGATCTGTCAGTCCCCCCCGCTTGCAAAAGTCAGTCAGATCTGTCAGTCTGTGTGAAACAGGAAGGCCATGTACCCTGCAGACCTCAGGGGGCAGTAAGAGTTTGGGAAAGGTTTCCCTAACTCTGAGCTGAATTACGTTGCCTTTCCTGTCAGGGATTGAAATGCCTTTGGTAGCTGCTGATGAGTAGGATTAGCGCATCACTCTCTATCTGCTGTGAAATTTGCATTCTAACCCACATTGTGTTTCTAGAGCTAGTTGCATACTTTGATGAACATACGGTTTAAAGGTGGATACAAATGAGAGCCTAGACGGTGGTGTGAGCTGTATTCTTTTGGTCAATCTATGCATTACGTATAATGCATGTTTTGGGCTCTTGATTTATGTGGTTTCACTGCACCCCTCACAAACcaatttaaggaaaaaaaatgctggaaATCAAGGCTAAACACACACATTGCacgtaatgtgtagtttggtccttCAGTATAAGGAAACATGGTCTTTATAGGCATTTAAAGGAGGCTGTTAGAAGAAGTTATAACATTGATGTAAATTAGGAAATTTTACATCAATTTTAGTTTGTGTTTTTTGATAAGGAGGAGAAACTTTCTGTGGGTGAACAGTCTTAATTTCTAATGCTAGATTCCCCTAtcttcattcttttttaaaactgaGCTATTGAGTCACTGGTGCTAACTTCAATGGGCTTCTGTCAGCACACaggcatttaggattgcagccattgctTACAGAGGTATGATATATTCATATAGCAAGGTGCACATGGCTACCAAATTGCATGCAGTTGTAGATGACTGTTGGGCACCATGACATTGGGCCAGTAATTTGACTGTGTTTGTGCTTAGATGTATGTGTGAAGGTTTAATGAATCCTTTTAATAACCTCAGTTTCCCAACCTTCTTTTCTGTCCTCAGTTAAACAACGTGTGCTTTTCAGAGAGCAGAAGAAGATCCGTTCCCTCTAAAGGATAACTGGCTAGAACAGTTTGATTCATACATGAAGCGGAATCATAGGGGAAAATACAGAGTTGGTGACCTGTAGTGTTCTCTGAGAGGAAATGGGCTGAGCTGGCTGCCTCCTGTAATTGGAAGGCCATTGTGAACAAGAACAATGTGGAAATGAGAGTTATTGGTGTCTGGCCACAGATCATCATCAACTTATttatcttttgagttatttttatagttcaattaaaatagcaaatttcattgtctgtgtgctttatttctatgCTGATACAAGACTGCATGCAttcttttgaaggaaaaaaaaaacattttcacagGAAAATTAAAACCCAAAACCTCTCTCTGGCAGGACTTCAGTGGAATAGTTAATGTTTTCTGAACTATCCCTCTACAGAAGTTGTCATGTCAAAAGGAATATTCTTGAGTAGTCTGGCAAGCTGTGGCTTTCTGATTACACAATATTCTGGCACCTTATACAATACTTGAAGATGTTTCTGTTAAAATCCAGCTCTACATAAAACTCCAGAAAGCGGTTGGTAATTGCCTATAGCACCCATCCCCACAACGAGAAGTAAACTCAAGAGATACAGCTTCTGCCACGTTTCACTTGTATATTAACAGTTAGCCTTGAGTTATTCTTTTGTAATGTTGCATTTGTTGGTCCAGTATAAACACTGTCAAAAATTAGATCCACTGTTGTTCAATTTTATTTCCAACAGAAAGAGAAGTTTCACAGTTAATTCAATTAACAGTTTCATTTTTTGGAAAAGCTTACCTTTCTTAAAATCACAACTTCAGAACTgatttttctaaaacaaaaaaaaattaaggccaCAGCATCTGCCTCTCTTCACTTGCACCTAATGTGAGGAAGGAATGGGATTGTCTCATTCTGATTTGAATTAGAAGTGCTGAAGACACATGTTTTCCATTGCCTATGATACTGGGTAAAATAATACAAGTGTTAACTGGTGTGAGACTTGGCAGAAAGTAGTAATAGTTCATGCAGCTATTTCAGTTCATTTTTCTGTGTTTTAGCACTCAAGTAGATTGGATTTGTAACAGATTGCATTTAATCAGGAGAATTCTTTTGCCCAAACAAAGAGAAAATCAGTGCCCTCCATTTTGGCAGCATAGGGGTATGTCTCAGAACAAATCTTGCGGCAGGTCCTTTCTGTAAGGAAAAGAAGACTGTGTTCCTGTTGCTTGGACGCTAATGGTTGCAATAAAATTTGCTTTCCTCAACATTTCTTCTAGTGGCAGAGCAGGGTAGTAAGCCAGGTAGAAAGCCAGTGCTCCCACAAAACTGTCGCCTGCTCCCTAAAAGAGACAAACCAGATTAGAGTCAGTGCTGCTTCTAGTGATTAAGACTTCAGGTGCAAGCTTTGCAGGTAGATCTTGCAAAAAAAATAGTTGCCTGGCTGAATTCTTCACATGTCCCAAGTTGACTGTCAGTTTTACAAGTCATAGCTTCAGATGGTTAAGTGTTACCAGCACAGTTCTTGTACTCTCATGTTCCCTTTCCACTGCACATGAAGTGAAGAAATCAGTGCCATCTGTTTGTAGGTTTTGAACAAACTGTGATGTGCAGTGATAGCAGCAAACATCATGGTTTACAAAGCAAAGTATCGAACTAAGATCTGTTTCCAGTTTGAGATGTTAAATTacaaaggccaacacacattttgcttccttaaacgttacaccaattcctgggtgtatttggggtgctgattcccaaaaatggcatccgttttgccctgtcacatctagttttggagacacggcatagtctctttagtgaatggttcaagcagcttcgagaaagcctacatcatggcttcctcatgaggaagctgcttgaaccattcactaaagaggctatgccgtctctccaaaactagatgtgacagggcaaaacggatgccatttttggaatcagcacctcaaattcatatcaaaataccataaagtttgggaaaaacttttctgaccctcaattttgtaggcctgcgttATGTTTGGAATAAACTAGGTTTTGGAGGTAACCACACATCAGGGGTTCAAATACAACAGGCATCTGCTAATATCTTCTTGCATGTGAGTCTGAGGCTTGTAATAGTCAATACAGAACTATAGTGTTGTCTGAACTTGGGCTATATGTTTAAATATGTACGCTTGTCTCTCAGTGAATGGCCAGAATTTGATAAATAGTGACATTAACACATGAATACTGACAGTCCCTGATGAGTTTTATGCATGTCCAAAAATAGAGATAGTTCCCCCACTTTGAGAGTAGATACTAACGAATACTGACAATGTCAATGAATATTGACATTTAATAACTGTCAAATGCAGAGATTTGGTGTATCTCTGAGTTCTTTATCATTCACAAAATATTCCTGGAATTATTCACATGCAACTGCTGACAGTCAACAAATTTAGCAGTCTAAACTGCAAGCTGTAACATGAACATTGGGACATATTTGTGACCTATTTCAAACACTTTCATACCTATTCTTCTTCTGGCATATACTGTATCTGTGAATCTATAGTCTTCAAGATTCTTTGTGAAAATGCTATGGCAAGTGAACTGTTTTCAGAGCTTGAATGTGTAGCATCCTTGAACTTTGATTACTTTCTAGGAGTCATCCTAGAGCTTTGAAATTTCCTATTGTGCTGTTTGGAATGTGGTATGCATCCTTTTTCTCTACTTGGAGCTCTGCTCTGAAAAGCCTGTGCAGCCTAGTTGCTGAGAGACTGAGCTGCCAATCAAGACTTCCCTtattcaaatctcacctttgtCATGAATTTACTAGGTGGTCTTACACAAAGCCCCACCCTTCAGTCTACCCCAGCTGAAATATAGGGATAATGATACATACTTTATAGGAGTTGTGCTAGaaagacaacatcaagataacacATGGAAAGTGATTTGCACACTTGGAGATATACAAACGTTAATTATTGCCACCCCTCCATTCCCGATTTGGACTAGAAAAAGAAGCATCTTCTACTTCCTGTTCTTGACAAGGGTAGTTCCAAGTCAGCAACCACCTGCTGAACCTTTTGAAAAGATTTTTGATCCACTTCTAAACCCTGCAGTTCATCCACTTAGAGGCCCTGTAATAGCCTGCCCTTCTCCCTTCTGGTAAACCTCTGGTCTGTACTTTAACTCCTAGCATCTCCAGTTACAAGGATTTTGGGTAGACgtactgggaaagacctctgcctgagagagaagaaggccaattcctaCTAAGTAGATCATACTGGACTACAGCTCACTGTTCTGACTTGGTCTGAGGAAGATTCATATGTTCTGGAGCAGAAGGTGGTCTGAAGATTgagccttgcctgaaaaagttaAGCAGGATTGGTTGCTTTGATGGGAGACTGAGAGGCCATTGACATAATCTGTGCAGAGGAGTGGAGGGTGGAAGAGTCAGCAGGCAAAAAACCCCAGATAACATCCTTGAGAAGCTGCTCTGAAGCTTAGTTGCAGCTGCCTGCGAGAgcctggaaagtgcaagagccggcagccaggatgacaactgcaATATGAAGgcaaacacctggagaaatggaagtTGATGTGCACACACATTCATAATTAGCTGTCAAATTGTGATAACTACTTCTTGGTTCCTATATCTCTGCAGGATCAGTATCTTCTCCAATAGCCAAGAATCTATACTGATAGCAAATCTGTGCTATAGAAAAGCATGCATATCCTCCATCTATTGTACATCTTCATCTtccttgtacaaatcgatgataaggccacacttggagtattgcatccagttctggtcgccacatctcaaaaaggatatatggaagtggaaaaggtgcaaaagaaagcgactaagatgattactgggctggggcaccttccttatgtggaaaggttacagtgtttgggcctcttcagtctagaaaggagacacctgaggggggacatgattgagacatacaaaattatgcaggggacatccactaaaattgagtgttgggagggttaggacagacaaaagaaaatatttctttactcagcgtgtggttggtctgtggaactccttgccataggatgtggtgacggcatctggcctggatgcctttaaaaggggaatggacaagtctctggaggaaaaatccattatgggttacaagccatgatgtgtatgtgcaacctcctgattttagaaatgggctatgtcagaaagccagatgcaagggagggcaccaggatgcaggtctcctgttgtctggtgtgctccctggggcatttggtgggccgctgtgagatacaggaagctggactagatgggcctatggcctgatccagtggggctgttcttatgttcttatctatgcACATTTCAGTGGTCTGTAAATCATTTCAAGGAGTCTAGCCTTCTACAACGATTGGAGAAGTTTTCTAAGGACAGTGTACAATGACTAAAAATGCTGTTGTGGGCCAACATCTCTGCGAAACATTTCTCAGTCCATAACCGAGAGAAAAGGAAAGGATATTCTCCATTGTACAGAACAAAATCCTTGTTCCAAAACTACAAAGATAAGGGCATGATGCACAGTCCTTCAACAATACAACTCGTGCCAACAGTGGCCACTTCTGCCAACCTCCCATTTGGAAGGTTGTTTCCTTTCAGAGAAGAGTCATGGTGCAGGAATCTACTAATAATCAACACTTTAAAAGGACAGAGAGCTGGAATGCAGCCCTGTGAAATCGATGTGCAAGTCATTCTGCTCTGGTGACCCCAATTGTCAATTTAGGTACTTTTCTGCTCTATTGCGCTCATCCCATTTATAGCAAATGCTGAAAGGAATGAAAGATATTTAAAGGCATCAGGCAAAACCATAGCATTAAAGAACTGGTGTAATGAATCAGTACGAGAGTTGCTGTACTGTACTCTAGAAAATGCAGCACAAGAGTGAAAGTAACATTCCTTAGAAAGTGAGTCTGTTTCTCTTGTTATGTGGATGTGTGCAGTGATGGCCCAAAAGTAGCCTCTTTTAAAAGACTACTTCTGGTGGGGTGGCCAGAAGTAGAGAAGCAGCAGTGCATCAGTCCTTACTGACTCTAAATGCAGAAGAAACTGGCAGGTCAAACCAAGGGCCACCTCGTCTTTCCTACATTagcacaccagatgccttgggacaTTCCCACAGTCAGGGCATGTAGGCACACAGCTCTCACCTGCTGTTGCTCTGCAGACAGTCATGCTCTCTGAGTCTTGAGATCGAATACAGCCATTCAGACTGGTAACCATTAATAGGTTTATCAAATCCCCCTAGCCCAGAAGGGCTCTCTCCCTCTAGCATTTCACAGACATGTTTGTGAAGCCCTTTACATGTTTTGCATGTAGCATTTAGATTGGGTCTCA
This window contains:
- the MRPL33 gene encoding large ribosomal subunit protein bL33m isoform X2 → MFLTGVAMAKAKSKFILVRMLSEAGTGFSFNIRRRRLQEKLTMLKYDPFVKQRVLFREQKKIRSL
- the MRPL33 gene encoding large ribosomal subunit protein bL33m isoform X1, producing MAVVRFELEAMIHYAGPSPIQFSSADATLPTGCVLHPVVGCQSQGPPQVAKAKSKFILVRMLSEAGTGFSFNIRRRRLQEKLTMLKYDPFVKQRVLFREQKKIRSL